Genomic DNA from Telopea speciosissima isolate NSW1024214 ecotype Mountain lineage chromosome 2, Tspe_v1, whole genome shotgun sequence:
tttacaaaaactaagtccaaataagagtttcagttagtaggaaagcaggacagacacttacttatgctagaaaccaggacagacacacttatttatgcctaatatcatttaagtaaatgatattgcatttacttaagatattattcataaataagcaaatacctccctatttgaatccaataaaaatagttaaaaaatcaaattccaaaatgaaaaaagtcaaccccctagttcaagaacaaaaactggattttcgacgataggtgcaattttcaaactttctaaCGCAATTGGATTTTGACAGTATTTGTGCACACCGAaataagtttgaccggtacataactctttcaatataaatcagattttagcaatcttggacttgttggaaagctttgttttaccggtcaaacttaattcggtgtgcgcgaaggctgtcaaaattgctctgaatggaaataattttttggacatcaaaacaaatgaatattttaccgcacttttggtttttagcaatattttaccataataagatttatggaatttttagatttgagaaaaaccctagcattagaaagttaaaaattgcacctaccaccgaaaatccaatttttattcttaaactggggggttgacttttttttcttttggaatttgattttttaactatttttattggattcaaatggggggtattttcttatttatgaataatatctttagTAAATgcaatacaaaagcatttacttaaatgatattacgcataaataagtgtctgtcttggttcctggcatagattcCTAgtatagataggtgtctgtataccaagcatttccagcaagatctcgagatctggcactcatgtaaaggacctagatggacattttcctatgtcaaaccgagatctcgatatctcgtcgaaaaaatgcacttttagaatgcgtatgtgatctcaactcgagattttgaaaaatcgaGAAACTCAACAAGATCTCGAACCTtgattggagggtgtcagaatttttgttcatttttatctcctccaattctgacaccctccaattccctccaatccctcacatgggagtgaaatgaccacttacccattgCCTTGGGAATTGTGTCCAGGCTGTGGGTAAGTGGTTATTTcaactcccatgtgagggattggaggggaattggagggtgtcagaattggaggtgataatggtCCGATAAAAATTCGAGTTGGAGTGGATCTTTTTCCCACAAAAATATTTGATCAAATAGAATTTTTCAGGGGTGATTAGTCATTTCACGTGGTCTAGTGTCTAGCGCAGGAACCACGCGACCATGTCACTgagaaagggaaaaaacaaataatttttGGCAAAGCTTCCGACAAGACTAGCccaaggaggagagaaaagacAGAAATCTGAGCCGCCTTGAAGTCACGCGTGCTCATTATAATACAAATTTTTAGTCTTTCTGGTCTTCCATATTAGTCTTCGCGATTATCACTGAAAAACATTTCACTCCGTGTGTATCGGAATTGGGATTAGCTCCGCTGTCCcaaactctctttctctctctctgagagTGCGATGAGCTCTTCGAAGTAAGACTAGAACGTGATACAAGAAAGATGTCCGTGGATCTACACAGACAAAAGGAAAGGACAGCAAAGACCGGCAGATGGCACTCCACCCAATTCCTCACCATTCACCACCTCTCACTCTCCTATTTCAAGGTCCAAActtttttttgaatgaattaAAAAACTTCAATGTACCCGTGGCTTCTATAGTCTCCTGGTGGTTTATCCATATCTTATCATTTCTGGCATTCCATCTTGGAGCTAAGCTCCATCATTCTTTGTGTTACCTTTAAAACACCAATCTGAGACTTCATATTAAGCCTTGCTTATGTTTTCCGTTCTGGGCACTTTGCATATGTTACATGCATGACTTGGCATGCATGGGTTGGTGGATGATAGGTTTGGTTAGGATTATGGAGTGTCTTGATTAGTCGAGTAATAAATTATTGTACGGTGAGTAGAAGACGTGGTAGGAGTGGTAGAAGATAAGATAATTGGAAGGAGTTGTAATTGCTGTTATGTAATCCTATTTAATAGTTACATTTAAGATTTGGATCCTTTGTAGTCTGGGTTGAGCGGCCATCGTGTTGCGCTTGTTAGAAAAACTCTGTTTGAAGAAAGAAACTTCAAACTGCTTTGAACGCGATCTcgctatcttaaaggagatatttgccccacatgacaaattcaccttcaggaatcaacaaagcaataaatataaaacacagAACTCCACTTAGAGATACTGAATTGCAAGAGGGAGAGACAATTCGTTTGAACACAGGACTCCTATTTTATAGAAGTGGAGCACCTCTTCTTAATAGACATATTTATTCATTCTGTATCCATTAGATCGATTGCCATCTgatctaacggtccagattaAATCAGAGATGAATCTGTTCACAACAGTCATATCCTATCAGACGTGACCttaggatcttctaatccgacggatctgatcatttcaaaaaatcaaCGTACCAGATCAGATCGCTTGCTAAGTGCGTGCGTAcgccactaacgcctctacagcccactgcCCACGCCACGCATATGCGGACGGCTACGCCGTCCTCGCGTATACACTGTAGAATGTCTCCCTTTTCCGATTTATtttaagagataaagaaggtaatataataaataccatttataacttttgtagttttccgatgtgggactaaagcatttttcacaaaataacaaattatttatttaatctctcatttattacaatctatctaacagCGCTCAACTCACAGACCGTCACGTCCCCTCCAAATGTCTCTCCTTCAATTCTTTTCTTATGTACTTAACACACACACCcttattaaccaaaaaaaaaaactcccttAAATTCATCTAACATCCCCCCGGGCTCTAACATGACCCCCGCACCAAGCACGAATCGGGAGCTTTTGGGCCCTAGTGAGTTTCATGCGGGTGGCCCCAAAAAATTATGCAGCGACGAAGATTTGATCACGATACCTCGTTTCCTGAGGCGGAGTTTCATGTCTCCCCCAATCgtctctccttcttttcttacGCACCTAACTCACTTCGGATCGTTATTGTCTACCGTTCCCTGATCGGTgtagttccctagtgcctctcacaagagggggtgggtcccacccaaGGCACCTGATctaacactctgcccgggtgaggtccaccctcctcttgtgagaggcactaagGAACCGCATACGATGAAAATTCAAAACACACCCCcttattaacaaaaaaaaacaaacacccTTAAATTCATCTAACTTCCCAGATGTTAAGTTTAAAGCTTTCAGTTGTCCTGAGTGCTGAGTCTTGGTTGAATACTACTAACTAGTATATGCATACTGACAACACCAAACGAGTGTAAGGTTCTATACAATGATAGGTAGAAGACATTAAAGTAAGGAAAGCTTGCAGTTTCTATGAATTATTTGGGAGCAATTAAAGACTAAAGACGCACACAACTGTACAAGTTAAGGCTCCTGAGAGTTGAGACAAATAACTAAAACTAAGCACTAACTGACAAGTCTCGTGCTGATATTGGAGAGAATATGCCTTGGGAATGGCATTAGCACGCAAAACGGATTTTCCTATGAAgttaattattatattatatagtaTATATGCCGAGATGTCGAAAAGGAAATATAAACCATGTTGTTAAGACAAAGTGGAAAGAACCAAAGGAGACCAAACTATGACTGGGACCAACCTAGCTATTAACTCAAAAAACTATAATAAACAAATCTCACTCACTAACTCCAATACTAGCAGTATGTCCTCAACTTACTAACCTTTTCTCTTAAAGTCTTAACAAACAAAGAGATATGATGAAACTATGTTAATTGTGAAGAGACAAAGGAAATAGGGCAAGTCTCCCTAATTTGGTGGTTTTGTCTCAAGTTTGTGACCTCCATTATACCCTTAAAAGACGTTTTCAGTAGATTTGAAaaagggtaagaagaagaagatctgaaCGGTCAACTTTAGTCAGTGTTCTGTGTCAGTTTCCATCAGAACCGTCCAACTCATGTCAGACAACTCTGATCACCTTATTTGTTATTAGGGAAGAATTACTCGCACAGACACAAACACAAACAGACAAAAGGCaattttttagaagccaaagaCCTATCACCATTCTATATTCGAAACTCAAGTACTCCAAATGATAAATTTGATCTCTAATCTCAGAGAGATTGGGAATCCAAGTggcaaattaattaataaaatgcaTAATTTTAAGAAGGAAAAGGGGATAAGAATTTTAATAAGAAACAAGCTTACTGTGTGTGTTTGCTCGCCGACCGAAACGTTGAACAGTGGCAGCTTTTGTGCAtgtctccttcctcttttctctaATCTGTGCACAAAAAACCAGGCGAGAACCATCAAATCCTCAGTTTcatctcatattttttttttttttgccctaaaATCAAAGCAGtctgaattaaataaaaagtcGATTCTgcaattgttgttgttgtttgatcACCGAATcaataaaacaaaacagaataaaaccctaatttgtaGTATTATATATAGTAAGGATTCCAGACTATAAACTTTTGAGTTCAGAAGATCAGAAAAGAGGATCAGAGtttcagagaagaagaagaaagagatggaaaggCTAAGAAGCTCAGATATGGACGAAGGAATGTCAGGTTTTTATGttaaaggaggaggaggatgtgGAGGAGGACcaggtggtggtggtaataGCAGAGTTATTGGTGGAGGAACAAAGTGTGGGCGTTGGAATCCAACTGCAGAACAAGTTAAAGTTCTGACTGATCTGTTCAGATCTGGACTTCGAACTCCAAccactgatcagatccaaaagaTATCTTCTCAGCTTAGCTTTTATGGGAAGATCGAGAGTAAGAATGTCTTCTACTGGTTCCAGAATCATAAAGCCAGAGAAAGACAAAAACGAAGGAGAGTTTCGGTTGAAGAGGTCGATCCATTCGATAGAGCAGAGAAGGTGTTCCCTGCAAAACGTAAGTGAAACTCAAGATCATCAACAACTTATATTTCttct
This window encodes:
- the LOC122652765 gene encoding WUSCHEL-related homeobox 5-like; its protein translation is MERLRSSDMDEGMSGFYVKGGGGCGGGPGGGGNSRVIGGGTKCGRWNPTAEQVKVLTDLFRSGLRTPTTDQIQKISSQLSFYGKIESKNVFYWFQNHKARERQKRRRVSVEEVDPFDRAEKVFPAKQSGEVEQVSEQHERVVETLQLFPLNSYEELDSQKLRLLRSERNEMKTFSCSMGKEIDHSQLDLRLSFV